In Gammaproteobacteria bacterium (ex Lamellibrachia satsuma), a single genomic region encodes these proteins:
- the coq7 gene encoding 2-polyprenyl-3-methyl-6-methoxy-1,4-benzoquinone monooxygenase — translation MRQRNYSPADNLLIGIDQVLRTLFGRPQVTERSNPAQTIPESEMSDQEQDETARLMRINHTGEVCAQALYQGQALTAKLPHVRESMERAAQEENDHLAWCEKRLLELDNRKSLLNPFWYGGSFLMGAAAGLAGDKWSLGFVAETEHQVEAHLNNHLNRLPPQDEKSRAILEQMKEDEIHHATVALEAGGAELPEPVKQAMKFTSKLMTKSVWYL, via the coding sequence ATGAGACAGAGAAACTACAGCCCAGCTGATAATCTGCTGATCGGCATCGACCAGGTCCTGCGCACCCTATTTGGGCGCCCCCAGGTCACCGAGCGCAGCAACCCCGCCCAGACCATCCCAGAGTCGGAGATGAGTGACCAGGAGCAGGACGAAACCGCCCGTCTGATGCGCATCAACCACACCGGCGAGGTCTGTGCCCAGGCGCTCTATCAGGGGCAGGCGTTGACCGCGAAGCTGCCGCATGTGCGGGAGAGCATGGAACGCGCAGCCCAGGAGGAGAACGACCACCTCGCCTGGTGCGAAAAACGGTTACTGGAACTGGACAATCGCAAAAGCCTGCTCAACCCGTTCTGGTATGGCGGATCATTCCTTATGGGCGCTGCCGCAGGATTAGCGGGGGACAAATGGAGTCTCGGCTTCGTTGCAGAGACCGAACATCAGGTCGAAGCCCACCTGAACAACCATCTGAACCGCCTGCCGCCCCAGGACGAAAAGAGCCGCGCCATCCTGGAACAGATGAAAGAAGACGAGATCCACCACGCCACCGTCGCCCTCGAAGCCGGCGGTGCCGAACTACCGGAACCCGTCAAACAGGCGATGAAATTCACCTCAAAACTGATGACGAAATCGGTTTGGTATTTATAA
- a CDS encoding DUF885 family protein: MPETANFDALISEFYKVWFRYHPVAAIFAGVPGYEGLLAADGDDDVGALSSWLSNLLLGLEELQFEALDPDRQLDLQLIFGAAMIEHRMLLEQDWRHRDPARYLPLRPLQELMVRQPASLCEALQGILERTGNYLRDARTQLAELPELVSTLWLAEALEMSEAGLPWLHRLHGELPQAHQCCAEQGRLQELGSSAAEVIEDFRQFLINDLVPEAAGGSDCGSEQVDRLLNHRHQLPLTGEQALALVRQQQARYLRHLEELGIDQESLGEQYVSEADLSGDARCQAYREESARFKAFVEAQDLLELPSQPLEFRVTDGCFSRPDCGSYLRSESGGILLIPDEKRQLEGGETLSAIRLRCLYAGWTGRHYLAWAGGVQAHSLVRQINPSAAFKRGWAHYISWLLEARGFFTREDMVLLARRRLALAEQALVDLEFHMGRLDSHQALERLQSLLDHPAPGLAESRLTHLSRRPTDAFMALIGVAMIEQTREVVLRQEPELSLKAFHSRLLAHGAVSLPLVVKRVFGEAVWEEVSGAVLGKGDR, encoded by the coding sequence ATGCCTGAGACTGCGAACTTCGATGCGCTCATCTCCGAATTCTACAAGGTTTGGTTCCGCTACCATCCCGTGGCGGCGATCTTCGCCGGTGTGCCTGGCTATGAGGGACTGTTGGCTGCCGATGGTGACGACGACGTCGGAGCGCTCTCCTCCTGGTTGAGCAATCTTCTACTGGGACTGGAAGAGTTGCAGTTCGAGGCGCTTGATCCGGACCGGCAACTCGATCTTCAATTGATTTTCGGGGCTGCGATGATAGAGCACCGCATGCTGCTGGAGCAGGATTGGCGTCACCGCGACCCTGCCCGTTACCTGCCGTTGCGCCCCCTGCAGGAGTTAATGGTGCGGCAACCTGCCTCCCTCTGTGAAGCGCTGCAAGGGATATTGGAACGCACCGGCAACTATCTGCGGGATGCGCGTACGCAGCTTGCGGAACTGCCGGAACTGGTCTCGACCCTCTGGTTGGCTGAGGCGCTGGAGATGTCGGAAGCAGGTCTTCCCTGGCTGCATCGGCTTCATGGCGAGCTGCCGCAGGCCCATCAATGTTGTGCAGAACAGGGGCGGCTGCAGGAGCTCGGTTCGAGTGCGGCAGAGGTGATCGAGGATTTCCGTCAGTTTCTGATCAACGACCTGGTCCCCGAGGCCGCAGGTGGTTCCGATTGTGGCTCTGAGCAGGTGGACCGGTTACTGAATCATCGGCACCAGCTGCCCCTGACAGGAGAACAGGCGCTGGCGCTGGTGCGACAGCAGCAGGCGCGTTATTTGCGCCATCTCGAAGAGTTGGGGATAGACCAGGAGTCGCTGGGCGAACAGTATGTTTCCGAAGCTGACCTCTCCGGGGATGCCAGGTGTCAGGCCTATCGCGAAGAGAGTGCCAGGTTCAAGGCCTTTGTCGAAGCGCAGGACCTGCTTGAGCTGCCGTCGCAGCCGCTGGAGTTTCGGGTTACCGATGGCTGTTTCAGCCGCCCCGACTGCGGCAGCTATCTGCGCAGCGAGAGCGGGGGGATCCTGCTGATCCCGGACGAAAAACGGCAGCTGGAGGGTGGTGAAACCCTTTCGGCTATTCGCCTGCGCTGCCTCTATGCTGGCTGGACCGGGCGTCACTACCTTGCTTGGGCCGGCGGTGTGCAGGCCCATAGTCTGGTGCGGCAGATCAACCCATCCGCCGCTTTCAAGCGTGGTTGGGCGCACTACATCAGCTGGTTGCTGGAGGCGCGAGGTTTTTTTACCCGCGAGGATATGGTGCTGCTGGCTCGCCGTCGCCTCGCGCTGGCGGAGCAGGCGTTGGTGGATCTCGAATTTCACATGGGACGTTTGGATAGCCATCAGGCACTGGAGCGGCTGCAATCCCTGCTCGATCATCCCGCCCCCGGTTTGGCCGAGTCGCGGCTGACCCATCTCTCCAGGCGGCCGACAGATGCCTTCATGGCGTTGATCGGCGTCGCAATGATCGAGCAGACAAGGGAAGTCGTACTGCGCCAGGAGCCTGAGCTGTCGCTCAAGGCGTTTCACAGTCGGTTGTTGGCGCATGGCGCCGTCAGTCTGCCGCTGGTGGTAAAGCGCGTTTTTGGGGAGGCGGTTTGGGAAGAGGTGTCAGGGGCGGTTTTGGGAAAAGGTGACAGGTGA
- a CDS encoding OsmC family protein, producing the protein MKARVKWVQDATMLGESGSGHAVVMDGPPEHGGRNLGVRPMEMLLLGMGGCTEFDVLSILRKSRQQVTDCVVELEAERTESEPKVFSRIHAHFIVTGKGLSEKHVSRAISLSAEKYCSASIMLGQMADITHDYEIRDA; encoded by the coding sequence ATGAAGGCACGGGTTAAATGGGTGCAGGACGCCACCATGCTGGGTGAATCGGGTAGTGGTCATGCGGTAGTGATGGATGGTCCGCCGGAGCATGGTGGACGCAATCTGGGAGTGCGGCCAATGGAGATGCTGCTGCTGGGCATGGGGGGGTGTACCGAATTCGATGTCCTCAGTATCCTGCGTAAATCCCGCCAACAGGTGACCGATTGCGTGGTGGAGCTTGAGGCGGAACGTACCGAATCCGAGCCTAAGGTGTTTTCCCGCATTCATGCCCATTTTATCGTCACCGGAAAGGGGTTGAGCGAAAAGCATGTCTCCCGTGCAATCTCCCTGAGCGCCGAGAAATACTGTTCCGCCTCCATCATGCTTGGGCAGATGGCAGATATTACCCACGACTATGAGATCCGTGATGCCTGA
- the crp gene encoding cAMP-activated global transcriptional regulator CRP — protein MSIIQPPPQDPEYLQRFLSFCHRRRYPKNTEIIHIGDPADVLYYLIEGSVAVYIEDDDGKEIILTYLNKGEFIGEMGLFIPAPKRSVMVRTRTPCQIAEISYKRLEQLFDGDLHDYTKEILYAMGAQLSERLVQTSAKVGHLAFLDVTGRIARTLLDLCKEPDAMTHPDGMQIRITRQEIGRIVGCSREMAGRVLKNLEEQELINVKGKTIVVFGTR, from the coding sequence ATGTCGATCATACAACCACCACCCCAGGACCCGGAATACCTTCAGCGATTCCTCTCCTTTTGTCACCGCCGGCGTTATCCAAAAAACACCGAGATCATCCATATTGGCGACCCTGCCGATGTACTCTACTACCTGATCGAAGGCTCGGTTGCCGTCTATATCGAAGACGACGACGGTAAGGAGATCATCCTCACCTATCTCAACAAAGGTGAATTCATCGGCGAGATGGGGCTCTTTATTCCCGCTCCAAAGCGCAGCGTCATGGTACGCACCCGCACCCCTTGTCAGATTGCCGAGATCAGTTACAAACGCTTGGAACAGCTGTTCGATGGCGACCTGCACGACTACACCAAAGAGATTCTCTACGCCATGGGCGCCCAGCTCTCCGAGCGGCTGGTACAGACCAGCGCAAAAGTTGGACATCTGGCGTTTCTCGACGTTACCGGGCGTATCGCCCGCACCCTGCTGGACCTCTGCAAAGAGCCTGACGCCATGACCCATCCGGACGGCATGCAGATCCGTATTACCCGCCAGGAGATCGGACGCATTGTCGGCTGCTCACGAGAGATGGCAGGAAGAGTGCTGAAAAACCTGGAAGAGCAGGAACTTATCAACGTCAAGGGAAAGACGATTGTGGTGTTTGGGACGAGATAA
- the trpC gene encoding indole-3-glycerol phosphate synthase TrpC, translating to MSDTPDILKKIVLRKQEEISDHMVRAPLQQLQTMAGEADSCRGFADAIAARIATGRAGVIAEIKRASPSKGLLREDFRPAEIARSYAKGGAACLSVLTDIDFFQGSDEYLKQARSACALPVIRKDFFIDPYQVYEARAMGADCILLIVACLEDGQMRALNDLAHELGMDVLIEAHDESELERALKVENRLIGINNRNLRTFEVSLDTSLRMLERIPDDRILVTESGIHTRDDVALMRSNGVDAFLVGEAFMRAENPGEKLAELFF from the coding sequence ATGAGCGATACCCCGGACATACTCAAGAAAATCGTCCTGCGCAAACAGGAAGAGATCTCAGATCATATGGTTCGCGCGCCTTTGCAGCAGCTGCAGACGATGGCAGGTGAAGCCGATTCCTGCCGGGGTTTTGCAGACGCTATTGCCGCGAGGATTGCAACGGGCCGGGCAGGCGTCATTGCCGAGATCAAACGAGCCTCGCCCAGCAAAGGGTTGTTGCGGGAGGACTTTCGTCCTGCGGAGATCGCCCGGAGTTATGCAAAGGGCGGGGCGGCCTGCCTGTCGGTTCTGACCGATATCGATTTTTTTCAGGGCAGTGACGAGTATCTGAAACAGGCCCGCTCTGCCTGTGCCCTGCCGGTCATCCGCAAAGACTTTTTTATCGATCCCTATCAGGTCTACGAGGCGCGCGCCATGGGGGCAGACTGCATCCTGTTGATCGTGGCCTGTCTGGAAGATGGGCAGATGCGGGCACTTAATGACCTGGCCCATGAGTTGGGAATGGATGTGCTGATCGAGGCACACGATGAGTCGGAACTGGAGCGGGCGCTGAAGGTTGAAAACCGGCTGATCGGCATCAACAACCGCAACCTGCGCACTTTTGAAGTGAGCCTGGATACCAGTCTGCGCATGTTGGAACGAATTCCTGATGATCGCATCCTGGTGACCGAAAGCGGGATCCACACCCGTGACGACGTGGCCCTGATGCGTTCAAACGGTGTGGATGCGTTTCTGGTGGGGGAGGCGTTTATGCGGGCCGAAAATCCTGGGGAGAAGTTGGCAGAACTGTTCTTTTAG
- the trpD gene encoding anthranilate phosphoribosyltransferase yields MEMQKAINKVLVRQDLDSDEMTGVMRTIMTGGATPAQIGGFLIGLRMKGETVTEIAAAASVMRELASGVSVGDLPNTVDIVGTGGDASGTFNVSTASMFVAAAAGCHVAKHGNRSVSSKSGSADALEAAGIRLDLTPEQVEQCVREVGVGFMFAPGHHSAMKHAIGPRKEMGVRTVFNVLGPLTNPAGVPNQLLGVFSEELLQPLAEVLQKLGSHHVMVVHSRDGLDEISIGDATDVAELKDGQIRRYTIQPEEFGISRTAISEITVEDAAQSLDMIRGVLEDRSGPARDIVQLNAGAAIYTAGLADTLMDGINRADQAIASGEARSRLDKLVILTQSFE; encoded by the coding sequence ATGGAGATGCAGAAGGCCATCAACAAAGTCCTGGTTCGTCAGGATCTCGACTCTGATGAGATGACGGGCGTCATGCGCACTATCATGACAGGTGGCGCCACTCCCGCGCAGATCGGCGGTTTTCTTATCGGTCTGCGTATGAAAGGTGAGACGGTGACGGAGATTGCCGCCGCTGCTTCGGTCATGCGTGAGCTCGCCAGCGGTGTCTCAGTAGGCGATCTGCCGAATACCGTGGATATTGTCGGTACAGGCGGAGATGCCTCCGGGACCTTCAACGTATCCACCGCCAGCATGTTCGTGGCGGCAGCAGCAGGCTGCCATGTCGCCAAGCATGGCAATCGGTCGGTCTCCAGCAAGTCGGGCAGTGCCGATGCACTTGAGGCTGCCGGTATTCGCCTGGACCTGACGCCTGAGCAGGTCGAGCAGTGTGTGCGGGAGGTGGGTGTGGGTTTTATGTTTGCTCCGGGCCACCACAGCGCGATGAAACACGCCATCGGTCCGCGCAAGGAGATGGGGGTGCGGACTGTTTTCAATGTGCTGGGGCCCCTGACCAATCCTGCCGGCGTGCCGAATCAACTGTTGGGGGTCTTCAGTGAAGAGCTGTTGCAGCCCCTGGCGGAAGTCCTTCAGAAGCTGGGCAGTCACCATGTTATGGTGGTTCACTCCCGCGACGGGCTGGACGAGATCAGCATTGGTGACGCCACCGATGTGGCAGAATTGAAAGATGGTCAGATCCGCCGCTATACCATTCAGCCGGAGGAGTTTGGCATCAGCCGCACGGCGATCAGTGAAATCACTGTGGAGGACGCGGCACAGAGTCTCGATATGATTCGTGGTGTGCTGGAAGACCGGTCGGGTCCCGCCCGGGATATTGTGCAGCTCAATGCCGGTGCGGCCATCTATACTGCGGGTTTGGCAGACACGCTGATGGACGGTATCAACAGGGCGGACCAGGCGATTGCCAGTGGCGAAGCCCGCAGCCGGTTGGATAAGCTGGTGATCCTGACCCAGAGCTTTGAGTAA
- a CDS encoding aminodeoxychorismate/anthranilate synthase component II produces MLLMIDNYDSFTYNLVQYLGELGADVQVHRNDEISIKEIEALMPDHIVISPGPCTPAEAGISVEAIKAFAGRIPLLGVCLGHQSIGQAFGGRIVHAGEVMHGKTSPIHHADSGVFNGLDNPFEATRYHSLVIEQASLPDCLEITAWTEKAGEMDEIMGVRHKTLDVQGVQFHPESILTQHGHDMLRNFIEGR; encoded by the coding sequence ATGCTGTTGATGATCGATAACTACGACTCCTTCACCTATAACCTGGTGCAGTATCTGGGTGAACTGGGTGCCGACGTGCAGGTCCATCGCAACGACGAGATCAGCATTAAAGAAATCGAGGCGCTGATGCCCGATCATATCGTCATCTCCCCCGGCCCTTGCACCCCTGCTGAAGCAGGTATCTCGGTGGAGGCGATCAAGGCCTTCGCCGGCCGCATCCCGCTGCTCGGCGTCTGTCTCGGACATCAGTCGATCGGCCAGGCTTTTGGGGGCAGGATCGTTCACGCCGGTGAGGTGATGCATGGCAAGACCTCTCCCATCCACCATGCGGACAGCGGTGTCTTTAACGGGCTGGATAATCCCTTCGAGGCGACTCGCTACCACTCTTTGGTGATCGAGCAGGCGAGTCTGCCTGACTGCCTCGAGATTACTGCCTGGACCGAAAAAGCGGGTGAGATGGATGAGATCATGGGTGTGCGCCACAAGACACTGGACGTACAGGGTGTACAGTTTCACCCTGAGTCGATACTGACTCAGCATGGTCACGATATGCTGCGAAATTTTATCGAGGGTAGATAG
- a CDS encoding anthranilate synthase component I, which translates to MTPQEFDALAAQGFNRIPVVCEVLADLDTPLSVYLKLADAPYTYLFESVQGGEKWGRYSIIGLPSQTLVRVMGHHIEVECDGEIIESVEVSDPLAWIEQFQGRYKAAELEGLPRFNGGLVGYFGYDIIRYIEPRLGECPNPDLLEAPDILLMVSDEVVVFDNLSGRMYLIVHVDPSVGGTLESAQRRIRELILAMQHEAPRGGCEAGREISESDFVSGFTESGFKSAVDRVKEYILEGDCMQAVISQRLSIPFQAPPLDLYRALRGLNPSPYMYFLNLGDFHIVGSSPEILTRLEDGVVTVRPIAGTRRRGYTEEEDRALEAELLADPKELAEHLMLIDLGRNDTGRVAKIGSVELTDKMIVEHYSHVMHIVSNVTGDLKDGMTAIDVLRATFPAGTVSGAPKIRAMEIIDELEPVKRGVYSGAVGYLSWNGNMDTAIAIRTAVIKDKMLHIQAGAGVVADSIPDLEWKETMNKGRAVFRAVALAEAGLDHHACAEGED; encoded by the coding sequence ATGACCCCTCAAGAATTCGATGCCCTGGCAGCCCAGGGTTTTAACCGTATACCTGTCGTTTGCGAGGTGCTTGCCGACCTCGATACCCCGCTGAGTGTCTATCTCAAGCTGGCGGACGCGCCTTACACCTATCTCTTCGAGTCTGTCCAGGGTGGCGAAAAATGGGGTCGTTACTCCATTATCGGCTTGCCGAGCCAAACCTTGGTGCGTGTCATGGGGCATCACATCGAGGTGGAGTGTGACGGCGAGATAATAGAGTCCGTCGAGGTCAGTGACCCCCTGGCGTGGATCGAACAGTTTCAGGGGCGCTACAAGGCGGCTGAACTGGAAGGGCTGCCCCGCTTCAACGGCGGCCTGGTGGGCTATTTCGGCTACGACATCATCCGTTATATCGAGCCGCGCCTGGGAGAGTGCCCCAATCCCGATCTATTGGAGGCCCCGGATATATTGTTGATGGTCTCCGACGAGGTGGTGGTATTCGACAACCTCAGCGGCCGCATGTACCTGATCGTGCACGTCGATCCATCTGTTGGTGGAACCTTGGAAAGCGCGCAACGACGTATCCGTGAATTGATCCTGGCGATGCAGCATGAGGCGCCCCGTGGGGGCTGTGAAGCTGGGCGGGAGATCAGCGAATCTGACTTCGTCTCGGGTTTTACCGAGTCAGGTTTCAAGTCGGCGGTGGATCGCGTCAAGGAGTACATCCTCGAAGGTGACTGCATGCAGGCGGTGATTTCACAGCGGCTGTCGATCCCGTTTCAGGCGCCGCCGCTCGATCTCTACCGGGCGTTGCGAGGCCTGAATCCATCGCCCTATATGTATTTCCTCAACCTTGGTGATTTCCACATTGTCGGCTCCTCGCCGGAGATTCTCACCCGGTTGGAGGATGGGGTGGTCACCGTGCGCCCGATCGCCGGCACCCGTCGCCGCGGTTATACCGAGGAGGAGGACAGGGCGCTGGAGGCCGAACTCCTGGCGGATCCCAAAGAGCTGGCCGAGCATCTGATGTTGATCGACCTGGGGCGTAACGATACTGGGCGGGTTGCCAAAATCGGCAGTGTGGAGCTGACCGACAAGATGATCGTGGAGCACTACTCCCATGTGATGCATATCGTCTCCAATGTCACCGGCGATCTGAAGGACGGCATGACGGCTATCGACGTGTTGCGGGCAACCTTCCCGGCAGGCACCGTGAGCGGAGCGCCGAAGATCCGGGCGATGGAGATCATCGACGAACTTGAGCCGGTGAAGCGGGGGGTCTACTCGGGTGCGGTGGGTTATCTGAGCTGGAACGGCAACATGGATACCGCCATCGCCATCCGTACGGCGGTAATCAAGGATAAAATGCTGCACATTCAGGCGGGTGCCGGTGTGGTGGCGGACTCCATTCCTGATTTGGAGTGGAAAGAGACCATGAACAAGGGACGAGCGGTGTTTCGAGCGGTTGCACTGGCGGAAGCTGGACTTGACCACCATGCCTGCGCGGAAGGGGAGGACTGA
- a CDS encoding phosphoglycolate phosphatase, producing the protein MSLKQPKMILIDVDGTLVDSVPDLAYCVDEMMKQLGRPVWGEERVRDWVGNGVERLTRRALIGQLDGEPDEADFDKAYPIFLELYAENTSKRSLLYPGVREGLDYLKSAGYQLGCVTNKAAQFTIPLLKSLGVHDEFDIVISGDTLAKKKPDPMPLLHGAEHFGVDASDAMMLGDSVSDVKAARAAGFQIVCMSYGYNHGVDIREANPDAVIDSMAEIQGLLESAA; encoded by the coding sequence ATGAGTCTCAAACAACCCAAAATGATCCTTATCGATGTCGACGGCACCTTGGTTGACAGTGTGCCCGACCTGGCCTACTGCGTTGATGAGATGATGAAGCAGTTGGGCCGGCCTGTCTGGGGCGAGGAACGGGTGCGTGACTGGGTGGGCAACGGGGTGGAACGACTGACTCGGCGCGCACTGATCGGCCAGCTCGACGGTGAGCCTGACGAAGCGGATTTCGACAAGGCCTACCCGATATTTCTCGAACTCTATGCCGAGAACACCTCTAAGCGCTCGCTGCTCTATCCCGGTGTGCGTGAGGGCCTGGATTATTTGAAATCCGCCGGTTACCAGCTTGGCTGTGTCACCAACAAGGCAGCGCAGTTCACTATTCCACTGCTCAAGAGCCTGGGAGTGCACGACGAGTTCGATATCGTGATCTCCGGTGACACCCTGGCGAAAAAGAAACCTGATCCGATGCCGTTGCTGCATGGGGCGGAACACTTTGGTGTCGATGCCTCGGATGCGATGATGCTGGGTGACTCAGTGAGTGACGTGAAGGCAGCCCGCGCCGCTGGTTTTCAGATCGTCTGCATGAGCTACGGTTACAATCACGGGGTCGATATCCGCGAGGCCAATCCCGATGCGGTCATCGACTCCATGGCTGAGATTCAGGGTCTGCTTGAATCTGCCGCTTGA
- the rpe gene encoding ribulose-phosphate 3-epimerase — MARQPDQIAPSILSADFAKLGEEVDNVLASGAEIVHFDVMDNHYVPNLTIGPLVCDALRSHGVTADIDVHMMVKPVDRIIPDFAKAGATYITFHPEASEHIDRSLALTREHGCKSGLVFNPATPLSHLDYVMDKVDMILLMSVNPGFGGQSFIPATLDKLRAVRKMIDDSGYDIRLEIDGGVKVNNIAEIKAAGADTFVAGSGIFGFPGEADANRYDTIVGEMMAELAKV; from the coding sequence ATGGCTCGTCAACCCGATCAGATCGCACCGTCCATCCTGTCGGCGGATTTCGCCAAGCTGGGCGAGGAAGTGGATAACGTACTGGCATCCGGTGCCGAGATCGTCCACTTCGACGTCATGGACAACCATTACGTACCCAACCTGACCATCGGTCCCCTGGTTTGCGATGCGCTGCGCAGCCACGGCGTTACCGCCGATATCGATGTACACATGATGGTCAAGCCGGTGGATCGCATCATCCCCGATTTCGCCAAGGCAGGTGCCACCTACATCACCTTTCACCCGGAGGCCTCTGAGCACATTGACCGCTCCCTGGCGCTGACCCGCGAGCATGGCTGTAAGTCCGGCCTGGTGTTCAACCCGGCCACACCGCTCTCTCATCTGGATTACGTGATGGACAAGGTCGACATGATCCTGCTGATGTCCGTTAACCCCGGTTTCGGCGGTCAGAGTTTTATCCCGGCCACCCTGGACAAGCTGCGCGCCGTGCGCAAGATGATCGACGATTCCGGTTATGACATTCGTCTGGAGATCGATGGTGGTGTAAAGGTCAATAATATCGCAGAGATAAAGGCTGCGGGTGCCGATACGTTCGTCGCCGGATCCGGCATCTTCGGCTTCCCGGGCGAAGCCGATGCCAATCGCTATGACACCATCGTCGGCGAGATGATGGCGGAACTGGCCAAGGTCTGA
- a CDS encoding alpha/beta fold hydrolase gives MLRQSLLLLLLFLSQTAFAADLAREQRIADQIVDAILDGEPVWLEADGHRFLSIHTETDAQETRGGIILLHGMGANPDWQDVIQPLRTLLPEHAWETLSIQLPVAASDAPFREYLPLIPEAYPRIRAAIDFFKQKQNTNLVMIGHSLGARMGLEFLASEKPQAVRAYIAIGLPAPTRVEGNPVLEAIGKVSIPMLDLYGSRDLESVIATAKQRRIAANKAAHPNYRQSRIAGADHFFHGMESLLLQRVSNWTRRVAAGMEIEGETTIPSASTP, from the coding sequence ATGCTGCGACAATCTCTGCTACTACTGCTACTTTTCCTGAGCCAGACAGCCTTTGCTGCCGACCTGGCGCGGGAGCAGCGCATCGCCGATCAGATCGTCGACGCCATCCTTGACGGGGAACCTGTCTGGCTCGAAGCGGACGGGCACCGTTTCCTCTCAATCCACACCGAGACCGATGCTCAGGAGACCCGGGGCGGGATAATCCTGCTGCACGGCATGGGGGCCAACCCGGACTGGCAGGATGTCATTCAACCACTGCGCACCCTCCTGCCGGAACACGCCTGGGAAACCCTCTCGATCCAGTTGCCGGTAGCGGCGAGCGATGCGCCGTTCCGTGAATACCTACCGCTGATTCCGGAGGCCTATCCTCGCATTCGTGCCGCCATCGACTTCTTCAAACAGAAGCAGAACACCAATCTGGTGATGATCGGTCACAGTCTGGGCGCGCGCATGGGATTGGAGTTTCTCGCCAGCGAAAAACCGCAGGCAGTGCGCGCCTATATCGCCATCGGCCTTCCCGCACCAACTCGAGTAGAAGGAAATCCGGTACTGGAAGCCATTGGAAAAGTCTCCATTCCGATGCTGGATCTCTACGGCAGCCGGGATCTGGAGAGTGTTATCGCCACCGCCAAGCAACGCCGTATCGCAGCCAATAAAGCCGCGCATCCGAACTACAGACAGAGTCGCATCGCCGGAGCGGATCACTTTTTTCACGGCATGGAGTCACTGCTGCTACAGCGGGTCAGTAACTGGACCAGGCGCGTGGCCGCCGGCATGGAGATAGAGGGCGAAACGACTATTCCGTCTGCATCAACCCCTTGA
- a CDS encoding transglycosylase SLT domain-containing protein: MGTRATLRWFLLLVLLPGLALAGVAKHVKHKHWTDDYDRYFRKYTKHYFGPHFDWHWFKAQGIAESGLRPNASSSAGARGLMQILPSTYEEIKEKNPHFTNIEDPRWNIAAGIFYDRMLYRRWKKGLPTEQRLSFALASYNAGYGNVNKAYRRAKGKLGEVKRWKQVAPYAPSETRHYVKRIKGLMQTE; encoded by the coding sequence ATGGGCACGCGGGCTACATTGCGCTGGTTTTTGCTGCTGGTGCTGCTACCGGGACTGGCGCTTGCCGGGGTGGCCAAGCATGTCAAGCATAAGCACTGGACAGACGACTATGATCGCTACTTCCGTAAATACACCAAGCACTACTTCGGTCCCCACTTCGACTGGCATTGGTTCAAGGCGCAGGGGATTGCCGAGTCTGGGCTGAGGCCCAACGCGAGCAGTTCTGCCGGGGCTCGCGGATTGATGCAGATCCTGCCTTCAACTTATGAGGAGATTAAAGAAAAGAACCCTCATTTCACCAATATCGAGGATCCACGCTGGAATATTGCGGCGGGCATCTTTTATGATCGCATGCTCTATCGGAGGTGGAAAAAGGGGCTGCCCACAGAGCAGCGCCTCTCTTTTGCCCTGGCGAGTTACAATGCGGGATACGGCAACGTCAACAAGGCCTATCGACGCGCAAAAGGTAAACTCGGCGAGGTGAAAAGATGGAAACAAGTGGCGCCATATGCACCTAGTGAAACCCGCCACTATGTAAAGCGAATCAAGGGGTTGATGCAGACGGAATAG
- a CDS encoding DUF350 domain-containing protein yields MTDTFDPILLNFIYAIFGGLLTIFFMWFGCKVFSHIVNFSIPEELKNGNLAVGVMIMGIFIGIGTALGLVIGLGLN; encoded by the coding sequence ATGACCGATACCTTTGACCCTATTCTGCTCAACTTCATCTATGCCATCTTTGGTGGTCTGCTGACCATCTTTTTCATGTGGTTTGGTTGCAAGGTGTTCAGTCATATCGTCAATTTCAGCATTCCTGAGGAGTTGAAGAATGGCAATCTGGCGGTGGGCGTGATGATCATGGGAATCTTTATCGGGATCGGCACCGCTCTGGGGCTGGTTATCGGACTCGGCCTGAATTGA